One genomic region from Pseudoduganella lutea encodes:
- the dnaA gene encoding chromosomal replication initiator protein DnaA, whose amino-acid sequence MENFWQTCSAQLELELTPQQFSAWIKPLVPLDYENGKLRIAAPNRFKLDWVKSQFASRITALASQYWEAPTEVQFVLNPVLNPPRAKPTENTSTVPSVPNGGGAPAMHPADVRTGDPVTPPAGNEYANQRGREQSRINTDLTFESFVTGKANQLARAAAIQVANNPGVSYNPLFFYGGVGLGKTHLIHAIGNQVMADQPGARIRYIHAEQYVRDVVTAYQRKGFDDFKHYYHSLDMLLIDDIQFFGGKSRTQEEFFYAFEALIAAKKQIIITSDTYPKEITGMDDRLISRFDSGLTVAIEPPELEMRVAILLKKAKSEGVTLSDDVAFFVAKHLRSNVRELEGALRKILAYSRFHGKDISIDIVKEALKDLLSVQNRQISVENIQKTVADFFNIKVADMYSKRRPANIARPRQIAMYLAKELTQKSLPEIGELFGGRDHTTVLHAVRKIAQDRTKNPECNHELHVLEQTLKG is encoded by the coding sequence ATGGAAAATTTCTGGCAGACCTGTTCCGCCCAACTGGAACTGGAGCTGACGCCGCAACAATTCAGCGCGTGGATCAAACCACTGGTGCCGCTCGATTACGAGAATGGCAAGCTGCGCATCGCGGCGCCCAACCGCTTCAAGCTCGACTGGGTGAAATCCCAGTTTGCCAGCCGCATCACCGCCCTGGCATCGCAATACTGGGAAGCGCCGACCGAGGTGCAGTTCGTGCTGAACCCCGTGCTGAACCCGCCGCGTGCCAAGCCGACCGAGAACACCAGCACCGTTCCCAGTGTGCCGAACGGCGGCGGCGCACCCGCCATGCATCCGGCGGACGTGCGCACCGGCGACCCGGTCACGCCACCCGCGGGCAATGAATATGCGAACCAGCGCGGGCGCGAGCAAAGCCGCATCAACACCGACCTCACGTTCGAAAGCTTCGTGACCGGTAAGGCCAACCAGCTGGCGCGCGCCGCCGCGATCCAGGTCGCCAACAATCCGGGCGTGTCGTACAACCCGCTGTTCTTCTACGGCGGCGTGGGCCTTGGTAAAACCCACCTGATCCATGCGATCGGCAACCAGGTGATGGCCGATCAACCGGGAGCGCGCATTCGCTACATCCACGCCGAGCAATACGTGCGCGACGTGGTGACCGCCTATCAGCGCAAGGGCTTCGACGATTTCAAGCATTACTACCACTCGCTGGACATGCTGCTGATCGACGATATTCAATTCTTCGGCGGCAAGAGCCGCACGCAGGAAGAATTCTTCTATGCGTTCGAGGCGCTGATCGCCGCGAAGAAGCAGATCATCATCACGTCGGACACGTATCCGAAAGAGATCACGGGCATGGACGACCGCCTGATCTCCCGCTTCGATTCCGGCCTGACGGTGGCGATCGAGCCGCCGGAACTGGAAATGCGCGTGGCGATCCTGCTGAAGAAGGCGAAGTCGGAAGGCGTCACGCTGTCCGACGACGTGGCCTTCTTCGTGGCCAAGCACCTGCGCTCGAACGTGCGCGAGCTGGAAGGCGCGCTGCGCAAGATCCTGGCTTACTCGCGCTTCCACGGCAAGGACATCTCGATCGACATCGTGAAGGAAGCGCTGAAGGACCTGCTCTCCGTGCAGAACCGCCAGATCAGCGTGGAAAACATCCAGAAAACGGTGGCGGACTTCTTCAACATCAAGGTCGCCGACATGTATTCGAAGCGCCGCCCGGCCAACATCGCGCGGCCGCGCCAGATCGCGATGTACCTGGCGAAGGAGCTCACGCAGAAAAGCCTGCCGGAGATCGGCGAGCTGTTCGGCGGCCGCGATCACACCACGGTGCTGCACGCCGTGCGCAAGATCGCGCAGGACCGCACCAAGAACCCGGAGTGCAACCATGAGTTGCACGTGCTGGAGCAAACGCTCAAAGGCTGA
- the soxX gene encoding sulfur oxidation c-type cytochrome SoxX, with protein MAEGTDPATVTASPWLVTVARGLSPVMLALASHAHAFDGIPNPLPGATAGDPQRGRAIVADRHVGLCLLCHSAPITEERFQGDLAPSLAGAGSRWTIPQLRLRIADSSRLNPATIMPSYYRTEGLTRVAPAHAGKTILSAQQIEDVVAYLATLKDTP; from the coding sequence ATGGCCGAGGGGACTGACCCCGCTACTGTTACCGCTTCCCCGTGGCTGGTAACGGTGGCCAGGGGTCTGTCCCCGGTGATGCTGGCACTGGCATCCCATGCCCATGCGTTCGACGGCATCCCCAACCCGCTCCCCGGCGCCACCGCCGGCGACCCCCAGCGCGGCCGTGCCATCGTGGCCGACCGCCACGTGGGCCTGTGCCTGCTGTGCCACTCGGCCCCGATCACCGAGGAGCGCTTCCAGGGCGACCTGGCGCCAAGCCTGGCCGGCGCCGGCAGTCGCTGGACGATCCCTCAACTGCGCCTGCGCATCGCCGACTCCTCCCGCCTGAATCCGGCCACAATCATGCCGTCGTACTACCGCACCGAAGGGTTGACGCGCGTGGCGCCAGCCCATGCGGGCAAGACGATCCTGAGCGCCCAGCAGATCGAGGATGTCGTAGCCTACCTTGCCACGTTGAAGGACACGCCATGA
- a CDS encoding NAD(P)/FAD-dependent oxidoreductase produces the protein MKRRDLLQAAGAAMVLAGCAAVAPRAKPHVVVIGGGYGGAAAARYVRLWSAGEVDVTLVEPNPAFISCPLSNLVLGGSRRIGDLTHGYDALGTRHGIRIVRDSATAIDTDKRTVVLAGGDRLAYDRLIVSPGIEFLFGELPGMTADGPILHAWKAGAQTVALRAQLEAMPDGGVYALTVPPAPYRCPPGPYERACQVAHYFSRHKPRSKVLLLDANEDVVSKGPLFKRIWKERYDGIVEYRPGFRAVEIDTAGRTAVSELGEKVKADVLNVIPPHRAGAIATSAGLANVNARWCEVDFITFESKQAPHVHVIGDAIQTAPLMPKSAHMANQHAKVCAAAVVDLLANRAPNAAPMLTNTCYSFVSDRDVIHVASVHAWDAAKKTLLVVPGSGGLSKEANALEGAYALSWAATIWADTLG, from the coding sequence ATGAAGCGCCGCGACCTGCTGCAAGCGGCCGGCGCGGCAATGGTGCTGGCCGGCTGCGCCGCGGTGGCACCGCGCGCGAAGCCGCACGTGGTCGTCATTGGTGGCGGCTACGGTGGCGCCGCCGCGGCACGCTACGTGCGGCTGTGGAGTGCGGGTGAAGTGGACGTGACACTGGTAGAGCCGAATCCGGCCTTCATCTCGTGCCCGCTGTCGAACCTGGTGCTGGGCGGCTCGCGCCGCATCGGCGACCTGACGCACGGCTACGATGCGCTGGGTACCCGGCATGGCATCCGCATCGTGCGGGACAGCGCTACCGCCATCGATACCGACAAGCGTACGGTGGTGCTGGCAGGCGGTGACCGGCTGGCCTATGACCGCCTGATCGTCTCGCCCGGCATCGAGTTCCTGTTCGGCGAGTTGCCGGGCATGACTGCCGACGGGCCGATCCTGCATGCGTGGAAAGCCGGCGCGCAAACGGTCGCGCTGCGCGCGCAGCTCGAGGCGATGCCGGATGGCGGCGTGTATGCATTGACGGTGCCGCCCGCGCCATACCGCTGCCCGCCCGGCCCCTACGAGCGCGCATGCCAGGTGGCGCACTACTTCAGCCGCCACAAGCCGCGCTCGAAGGTGCTGCTGCTCGATGCCAACGAGGACGTGGTATCGAAGGGGCCGCTGTTCAAGCGGATCTGGAAGGAGCGTTATGACGGCATCGTCGAGTACCGGCCCGGCTTTCGCGCGGTGGAAATCGATACAGCCGGGCGCACTGCGGTGTCGGAACTGGGCGAGAAGGTAAAGGCCGATGTGCTGAACGTGATCCCGCCCCATCGTGCCGGCGCGATCGCCACGAGTGCCGGCCTGGCCAACGTCAACGCGCGCTGGTGCGAGGTCGATTTCATCACGTTCGAATCGAAGCAGGCACCCCATGTGCACGTGATCGGCGACGCGATCCAGACCGCGCCGCTGATGCCCAAGTCAGCCCACATGGCGAACCAGCACGCCAAGGTGTGCGCCGCGGCGGTCGTCGACCTGCTCGCGAACCGCGCACCGAACGCCGCGCCGATGCTGACCAACACGTGCTACAGCTTCGTGTCGGACCGGGACGTGATCCATGTCGCATCGGTGCACGCGTGGGATGCCGCGAAGAAGACACTGCTCGTGGTGCCGGGCTCCGGCGGACTGTCGAAGGAGGCGAATGCGCTGGAGGGGGCGTATGCGCTGAGCTGGGCGGCGACCATCTGGGCCGATACGCTGGGGTGA
- the gyrB gene encoding DNA topoisomerase (ATP-hydrolyzing) subunit B has protein sequence MSERQNLVPVQVNSEDYGASSIQILEGLEAVRKRPGMYIGDTSDGTGLHHLVFEVLDNSIDESLAGYCTEIHVTIHSDNSISITDNGRGIPVGLKMDDKHEPKRSAAEIVLTELHAGGKFDQNSYKVSGGLHGVGVSCVNALSKLLRVTVRRDGKVHQMEFVRGVPQNREIEIRDGIAVSPIKVIGETDKRGTDVHFWADEEIFSHVEFHYEILAKRIRELSFLNNGVNIKLSDQRTGKDEIFAFEGGTRGFVEYINKAKTVLHPTVFQATGDRMSDQNTNISVDVSMQWNDAFNEQVLCFTNNIPQRDGGTHLTGLRAAMTRVINKYIDEHDFAKKAKVEISGDDMREGLTCVLSVKVPEPKFSSQTKDKLVSSEVRGPVEEIVAKTLTDFLAEKPNDAKIICGKIVEAARAREAARKARDLTRRKGVMDGLGLSSKLADCQERDPALAELYIVEGDSAGGSAKQGRDRKFQAILPLRGKVLNVEKARFEKMLSSEQITTLIATLGTSIGPDEFNVEKLRYHRIIIMTDADVDGAHIRTLLLTLFYRQMPQLVERGHIYIAQPPLYKVKSGRDERYLKDDTEEASYMMTVALNTAVLTPREGADPITGEPLTELARQYNLANAVMLRLTRVIDRAALTAIMTGVQLDLSTMDAARASAQALADNVNDPAVTVSVRSDDLSDKHLLWIERLHHGNVRVSTIDADFVSGADYGVLSTAAATFTGLIGEGAIIRRGEGERTKEFAVRDFHEAMQWLRDEAERTVSKQRYKGLGEMNPEQLWETTMDPTVRRLLKVQIEDAIAADQIFTTLMGDDVEPRRNFIEMNALRAGNIDV, from the coding sequence ATGTCCGAACGCCAAAACCTAGTACCAGTGCAGGTCAACTCCGAGGATTACGGCGCCTCCTCGATCCAGATCCTGGAAGGCCTGGAAGCAGTCCGCAAGCGCCCCGGCATGTATATCGGTGACACCTCGGACGGCACCGGCCTGCATCACCTGGTATTCGAAGTGCTGGACAACTCGATCGACGAATCGCTGGCCGGCTACTGCACCGAAATCCACGTGACGATCCACTCGGACAATTCGATCTCGATCACCGACAACGGCCGCGGCATCCCGGTCGGCCTGAAGATGGACGACAAGCACGAACCGAAGCGCTCCGCCGCCGAGATCGTGCTGACCGAACTGCACGCGGGCGGCAAGTTCGACCAGAACTCGTACAAGGTGTCCGGCGGCCTGCACGGCGTGGGTGTGTCGTGCGTGAACGCGCTGTCGAAACTGCTGCGCGTGACGGTGCGCCGCGACGGCAAGGTGCACCAGATGGAATTCGTGCGCGGTGTGCCGCAGAATCGCGAAATCGAGATCCGCGACGGCATCGCCGTGTCCCCGATCAAGGTCATCGGCGAAACCGACAAGCGCGGCACCGACGTGCACTTCTGGGCCGACGAAGAGATCTTCAGCCACGTGGAATTCCACTACGAGATCCTGGCCAAGCGCATTCGCGAACTTTCGTTCCTGAACAACGGCGTGAACATCAAGCTGTCCGACCAGCGCACCGGCAAGGATGAGATTTTCGCGTTCGAAGGCGGCACGCGCGGCTTCGTGGAATACATCAACAAGGCCAAGACGGTGCTGCACCCGACCGTGTTCCAGGCCACCGGCGACCGCATGTCCGACCAGAACACGAATATCTCCGTGGACGTGTCGATGCAGTGGAACGATGCCTTCAATGAACAGGTACTCTGCTTCACGAACAACATTCCGCAGCGCGACGGCGGCACCCACCTGACCGGCCTGCGCGCGGCAATGACGCGCGTGATCAACAAGTACATCGACGAACACGATTTCGCCAAGAAGGCCAAGGTGGAAATCTCCGGCGACGACATGCGCGAAGGCCTGACCTGCGTGCTGTCGGTGAAAGTGCCGGAACCGAAGTTCTCGTCGCAGACGAAGGACAAGCTGGTGTCCTCCGAAGTGCGCGGCCCCGTCGAGGAAATCGTGGCGAAGACGCTGACGGACTTCCTGGCGGAAAAGCCGAACGACGCCAAGATCATCTGCGGCAAGATCGTGGAAGCGGCACGCGCCCGCGAAGCGGCCCGCAAGGCCCGCGACCTGACGCGCCGCAAGGGCGTGATGGATGGCCTGGGCCTGTCGTCGAAACTGGCCGACTGCCAGGAACGCGACCCGGCGCTGGCCGAACTGTACATCGTCGAGGGTGACTCCGCAGGCGGCTCCGCCAAGCAGGGCCGCGACCGCAAGTTCCAGGCGATCCTGCCGCTGCGCGGCAAGGTGCTGAACGTGGAAAAGGCGCGCTTCGAGAAAATGCTGTCCTCCGAGCAGATCACCACGCTGATCGCCACGCTGGGCACGTCGATCGGCCCGGATGAATTCAACGTCGAGAAGCTGCGCTATCACCGCATCATCATCATGACCGACGCGGACGTCGACGGCGCCCACATCCGCACCCTGCTGCTCACGCTGTTCTACCGCCAGATGCCGCAACTGGTGGAACGCGGCCACATCTACATCGCCCAGCCGCCGCTGTACAAGGTGAAGTCGGGCCGCGACGAGCGCTACCTGAAGGACGACACGGAAGAAGCCAGCTACATGATGACGGTGGCGCTGAACACCGCCGTGCTCACGCCGCGCGAAGGCGCCGACCCGATCACCGGCGAGCCGCTGACCGAACTGGCCCGCCAGTACAACCTGGCCAACGCCGTGATGCTGCGCCTGACCCGCGTGATCGACCGCGCCGCGCTGACCGCCATCATGACCGGCGTGCAGCTCGACCTGTCCACGATGGACGCCGCCCGCGCTTCCGCGCAGGCGCTGGCCGACAACGTCAACGATCCGGCAGTCACCGTCTCGGTGCGCTCGGACGACCTGTCGGACAAGCACCTGCTGTGGATCGAGCGCCTCCATCACGGCAATGTGCGCGTATCGACGATCGACGCGGACTTCGTCAGTGGCGCCGATTACGGCGTTTTGTCCACCGCCGCTGCGACCTTCACCGGTTTGATCGGTGAGGGTGCCATTATTCGCCGTGGCGAAGGCGAGCGCACCAAGGAATTCGCCGTGCGGGACTTCCACGAAGCGATGCAATGGCTGCGCGACGAAGCCGAGCGCACCGTGTCGAAGCAGCGCTACAAAGGGCTGGGCGAGATGAATCCGGAGCAGCTGTGGGAAACCACGATGGACCCGACCGTTCGCCGCCTGCTGAAGGTGCAGATCGAGGATGCCATCGCGGCAGACCAGATCTTCACCACGCTGATGGGTGACGATGTGGAACCGCGTCGTAACTTCATCGAGATGAATGCGCTGCGGGCGGGGAATATCGACGTTTGA
- the rpmH gene encoding 50S ribosomal protein L34 → MKRTYQPSVVRRKRTHGFRARMATRGGRQVLNARRAKGRKRLAV, encoded by the coding sequence ATGAAACGTACTTACCAACCTTCCGTCGTGCGTCGCAAGCGCACCCACGGTTTCCGTGCACGTATGGCTACCCGTGGTGGCCGTCAAGTTCTGAACGCACGCCGTGCCAAGGGCCGCAAGCGTCTGGCTGTATAA
- the rnpA gene encoding ribonuclease P protein component gives MESSSNGSTGEGSHDFARARRIVKTDEFSSVFRLRPAQKSAHFVLYTRPNQLPHARLGVVVAKRLAPRAVTRNTIKRVTRELFRTTGLPAIDCVVRLSKAVNTKAGPATTAKLKAELRVELTRLFAAQSKERR, from the coding sequence GTGGAAAGCAGTTCCAACGGCTCGACAGGCGAAGGTTCCCACGACTTCGCGCGCGCTCGGCGCATCGTTAAAACGGATGAATTTTCATCCGTTTTTCGTTTGCGCCCGGCCCAGAAAAGCGCGCACTTCGTGCTTTATACCCGCCCGAATCAGCTGCCTCATGCGCGGCTGGGCGTTGTCGTTGCCAAACGCCTCGCACCTCGCGCGGTCACGCGCAATACCATCAAGCGCGTGACGCGCGAACTGTTCCGCACCACGGGCTTGCCGGCCATCGATTGTGTCGTGCGCCTGTCGAAGGCGGTCAACACCAAGGCCGGCCCGGCCACGACTGCAAAGCTGAAGGCCGAGCTGCGCGTCGAGCTGACGCGCCTGTTCGCGGCACAGTCGAAAGAGCGCCGATGA
- a CDS encoding c-type cytochrome, whose protein sequence is MKRMTLSTLALVPVLALVCTPAFAAEPVSAGERLAATCTACHGTRGNTAGTALPPLAGQSKETLLANLKAFKEGSRPATIMTQLAKGYTDEQLAQIAAWFAAQRGEKGEKP, encoded by the coding sequence ATGAAACGCATGACGTTGTCGACGCTGGCGCTGGTACCGGTGCTTGCGCTGGTGTGCACTCCGGCTTTTGCCGCCGAACCGGTCAGTGCCGGCGAGCGCCTGGCCGCCACGTGCACCGCCTGCCACGGCACGCGTGGCAATACCGCCGGCACGGCGCTGCCGCCGCTGGCCGGCCAGTCAAAGGAAACGCTGCTGGCGAACCTGAAGGCGTTCAAGGAGGGCAGCCGTCCCGCCACCATCATGACCCAGCTGGCCAAGGGTTACACGGACGAGCAGCTTGCCCAGATCGCCGCCTGGTTCGCCGCGCAACGCGGAGAAAAGGGAGAAAAGCCATGA
- the soxA gene encoding sulfur oxidation c-type cytochrome SoxA has protein sequence MKAALAGLVVVALAASAQAPAPAQSSAQDMRKSGSAFMGESTRAMQRDDTQNPAMLWVANGEAAWHTGAKKSCTACHGDATKSMRGVAARFPAFDKSAGKVITLGQRIEQCRVGKQGMPPSKPEADELLALQSYIALQSRGMPVAPPRDAPTSAAAERGRALFAQRIGQLNLSCAQCHDANWGRKLAGATIPQGHANAYPIYRLEWQGMGSLQRRLRNCMTGVRAAVPPPDAQDLIDLEAWLALRAEGMTMESPGVRP, from the coding sequence ATGAAAGCGGCACTTGCCGGGCTGGTGGTTGTGGCGCTCGCCGCATCGGCGCAGGCACCGGCACCGGCACAATCATCAGCACAAGACATGCGCAAGTCCGGTTCGGCGTTCATGGGCGAATCCACGCGGGCGATGCAGCGCGACGATACGCAAAATCCTGCAATGCTATGGGTAGCGAACGGGGAGGCTGCCTGGCATACGGGGGCGAAAAAAAGCTGCACCGCGTGCCACGGCGATGCAACGAAGAGCATGCGCGGCGTGGCGGCGCGCTTTCCGGCATTCGACAAGAGCGCCGGCAAGGTAATCACGCTCGGCCAGCGCATCGAACAGTGCCGCGTCGGCAAGCAGGGCATGCCGCCATCGAAGCCGGAAGCCGATGAATTGCTGGCGCTGCAGTCCTATATCGCGCTGCAATCGCGCGGCATGCCCGTTGCACCGCCGCGCGATGCCCCGACCAGTGCAGCGGCTGAACGGGGCAGGGCGCTGTTCGCCCAGCGCATCGGGCAATTGAACCTGTCGTGCGCGCAGTGCCATGACGCCAACTGGGGCCGCAAGCTGGCCGGCGCCACGATCCCGCAGGGCCACGCCAATGCCTACCCGATCTACCGGCTCGAATGGCAAGGCATGGGCAGCCTGCAGCGGCGGCTGCGCAATTGCATGACGGGCGTGCGCGCGGCGGTGCCGCCGCCAGATGCGCAAGACCTGATCGATCTCGAAGCATGGCTGGCATTGCGGGCCGAAGGCATGACAATGGAATCTCCGGGAGTTCGTCCATGA
- a CDS encoding PEP-CTERM sorting domain-containing protein: MKNLKPVRSVMFAAIAACALSGTANAADLVKTVTLSDVASNTYLSWEGNTIVEIDLGARAHLNTMAWDVTLTANQGSMLNEAYMQLSDSKQWSQLYFLPSFLADPNGGYHAGTEHYSGSVDFRGLDTDAEQGDYSFSVGPDGILRLEFAENIDSLPGADAVWNSATFTFGYSVAAVPEPSTYAMMLLGFGALSAVARRRKPEGQGEQ; encoded by the coding sequence GTGAAAAACCTGAAACCGGTACGCAGTGTGATGTTCGCCGCCATCGCGGCATGCGCCCTGAGTGGAACCGCCAACGCGGCGGATTTGGTCAAGACGGTCACGCTGTCCGACGTGGCGAGCAACACGTATCTCAGCTGGGAAGGCAATACGATCGTGGAGATCGACCTCGGTGCCAGGGCGCACCTGAACACGATGGCCTGGGATGTAACGCTCACGGCCAACCAGGGCAGCATGCTCAACGAGGCATACATGCAGCTCAGCGACAGCAAGCAGTGGAGCCAGCTCTACTTCCTGCCCAGCTTCCTGGCCGATCCGAACGGGGGCTACCATGCGGGGACCGAGCATTACTCGGGCAGCGTGGACTTCCGTGGCCTGGATACGGATGCGGAGCAAGGGGACTACAGCTTCAGCGTCGGGCCGGACGGCATCCTGCGCCTCGAGTTCGCGGAGAACATCGACAGCCTGCCGGGCGCCGATGCTGTCTGGAATTCGGCCACGTTCACGTTCGGCTATTCGGTTGCCGCCGTGCCGGAGCCGTCCACGTACGCAATGATGCTGCTGGGATTCGGGGCATTGAGTGCCGTGGCGCGCCGTCGCAAGCCTGAAGGCCAGGGGGAGCAATAA
- the soxZ gene encoding thiosulfate oxidation carrier complex protein SoxZ, with amino-acid sequence MARALVHMPKTAKAGEVIEIRALIAHPMESGYRPGADGKTVPQDIIRQFTCSYDGEQVFAAELHPAISANPYIAFFTVAVKTGTLEFTWAGDNGFTQTERMALTILP; translated from the coding sequence ATGGCGCGCGCCCTGGTTCACATGCCGAAAACGGCAAAGGCGGGCGAGGTGATCGAGATCCGCGCCCTGATCGCCCACCCGATGGAGTCGGGTTACCGCCCCGGTGCCGATGGCAAGACAGTACCGCAGGACATTATCCGCCAGTTCACGTGCAGCTACGATGGCGAACAGGTGTTTGCCGCCGAGCTGCATCCGGCGATTTCCGCCAACCCGTACATCGCGTTTTTCACCGTGGCAGTAAAAACCGGCACGCTGGAATTCACGTGGGCCGGCGATAACGGTTTTACGCAGACCGAGCGCATGGCGCTCACCATCCTGCCATGA
- a CDS encoding SoxY-related AACIE arm protein gives MSSPNQPLNHHCRQLLAAGTLLALVRPVAATPQQMASAISAYTGNRLPQTGRVKFEIAQLIDNGNAVPVTIRVESPLTAEDHVTGIAIFNEKNPETDVVRFTLGPRAGKAEVSTRIRLATSQKLVAVAKMSDGSCWQQTVDVIVTLAACIEGEV, from the coding sequence ATGAGTTCGCCGAACCAGCCCCTGAACCACCACTGCCGCCAACTGCTCGCTGCCGGCACACTGCTGGCGCTGGTGCGCCCGGTGGCGGCCACGCCGCAGCAGATGGCGTCCGCGATCTCGGCCTACACCGGCAACCGGCTGCCGCAAACGGGCCGCGTCAAATTCGAGATCGCCCAACTGATCGACAACGGCAATGCCGTGCCCGTGACGATCCGCGTCGAGAGTCCCTTGACCGCCGAAGATCACGTGACCGGTATCGCCATCTTCAACGAGAAGAATCCGGAAACCGATGTGGTGCGCTTCACGCTGGGCCCGCGCGCGGGCAAGGCGGAGGTATCGACCCGCATCCGCCTCGCCACGTCGCAAAAGCTGGTGGCGGTGGCGAAAATGAGCGATGGCAGCTGCTGGCAGCAGACGGTCGACGTGATCGTCACGCTGGCCGCCTGCATCGAGGGAGAGGTGTAA
- a CDS encoding YgjV family protein — MSIDWFSPAQCVGYVAFVLGVGSFLQTDDRRFKLFMAGECLAYVVHFTLLGNPTAVASSTMSLLRSLLALRTRSVWVALAVVAINICLGLYFAKQPSDWLPLGASCLGTLALFLLQGIPMRLVMLVGTIFWIANNVISGSIGGTALEVVIAVVNLVTIARMVRQKAATPT, encoded by the coding sequence ATGTCCATCGACTGGTTCTCGCCGGCGCAATGCGTCGGCTACGTTGCGTTCGTGCTGGGCGTCGGCTCCTTCCTGCAGACCGACGACCGCCGCTTCAAATTGTTCATGGCCGGCGAATGCCTGGCCTACGTGGTGCACTTCACGCTGCTCGGCAACCCGACGGCGGTGGCGAGTTCCACCATGTCCCTGCTGCGCTCCCTGCTCGCGCTGCGCACCCGCTCCGTGTGGGTGGCGCTGGCCGTGGTGGCAATCAATATCTGCCTCGGGCTGTATTTCGCCAAGCAGCCCAGCGACTGGCTGCCGCTCGGCGCATCGTGCCTCGGCACGCTGGCGCTGTTCCTGTTGCAGGGCATTCCCATGCGGCTCGTGATGCTGGTCGGGACCATCTTCTGGATCGCCAACAACGTGATCTCCGGTTCGATCGGTGGCACGGCGCTGGAAGTGGTGATCGCCGTGGTCAATCTGGTGACCATTGCGCGGATGGTGCGGCAAAAGGCGGCGACTCCCACCTGA
- the dnaN gene encoding DNA polymerase III subunit beta: MQLVKTTRDTLLRPLQIVSGIVERRHTMPILANILIRKEGEAVSFLSTDTEVQITTNANIGSGAEVSGTTVAARKLLDILRALPESGDVSLTLVNKRLTVQSGKSRFALQTLAAEEFPTVQQAETFNASFTLPQKTLKHLFNMVHFSMAQQDIRYYLNGLLLVLDGENVIAVATDGHRLAFCQVKTEQAFERQEVIIPRKTIIELQRLLEENDEPVQLDIAANQVKLGFTDIELISKLVEGKFPDYTRVIPKGYKNDFTIGRDELLRSLQRAAIMTSDKFKGVRCIISPGSLKISSTNADQEEAVEELEIDYGGDSLDIGFNVTYLLDVLNNLKCEQVNVALGDSNSSALISIPDNPDFKYVVMPMRI, encoded by the coding sequence ATGCAACTGGTCAAAACCACCCGAGATACGTTACTCCGGCCACTGCAGATCGTGAGCGGTATTGTCGAGCGTCGGCATACGATGCCGATTCTGGCCAATATCCTCATCCGCAAGGAAGGCGAAGCCGTTTCGTTCCTGTCCACCGATACGGAAGTGCAGATCACCACGAACGCCAACATCGGCTCCGGCGCCGAAGTCAGCGGCACCACCGTGGCCGCGCGCAAGCTGCTTGACATCCTGCGCGCGCTGCCGGAATCGGGCGACGTGTCGCTCACGCTGGTCAACAAGCGCCTGACGGTGCAGAGCGGCAAATCGCGCTTTGCACTGCAAACGCTGGCCGCCGAGGAATTCCCCACCGTGCAGCAAGCGGAAACGTTCAACGCCTCGTTCACGCTGCCGCAAAAAACGCTGAAGCACCTGTTCAACATGGTGCACTTCTCAATGGCCCAGCAGGACATCCGCTACTACCTGAACGGCCTGCTGCTGGTGCTGGACGGCGAGAACGTGATCGCCGTGGCCACCGACGGCCACCGCCTCGCCTTCTGCCAGGTGAAAACGGAACAGGCGTTCGAGCGCCAGGAAGTGATCATCCCGCGCAAGACCATCATCGAGCTGCAGCGCCTGCTGGAAGAAAACGATGAACCGGTGCAGCTGGACATCGCCGCCAACCAGGTCAAACTGGGCTTCACCGACATCGAGCTGATCTCCAAGCTGGTCGAGGGCAAGTTCCCCGACTACACGCGCGTGATCCCGAAGGGCTACAAGAACGACTTCACGATCGGCCGCGACGAGCTGCTGCGCTCCCTGCAGCGCGCCGCCATCATGACCAGCGACAAGTTCAAGGGCGTGCGCTGCATCATCAGCCCGGGTTCGCTGAAGATCTCGTCCACCAACGCCGACCAGGAAGAAGCGGTCGAGGAACTGGAAATCGACTACGGCGGCGACAGCCTCGACATCGGCTTCAACGTTACCTACCTGCTGGACGTGCTGAACAACCTGAAATGCGAACAGGTCAACGTGGCGCTGGGCGATTCGAATTCGTCCGCCCTGATCTCGATTCCAGACAATCCCGACTTCAAGTATGTCGTGATGCCGATGCGGATCTGA